A window of Ipomoea triloba cultivar NCNSP0323 chromosome 2, ASM357664v1 contains these coding sequences:
- the LOC116010338 gene encoding small nuclear ribonucleoprotein E-like, giving the protein MASTKVQRIMTQPINLIFRFLQSKARIQIWLFEQKDLRIEGRIIGFDEYMNLVLDDAEEVNVKKNSRKQLGRILLKGDNITLMMNTGK; this is encoded by the exons ATGGCGAGCACGAAAGTTCAGAGGATTATGACCCAGCCCATT AATCTGATATTTAGGTTTCTTCAGAGT AAAGCTCGAATTCAGATTTGGCTTTTTGAGCAGAAGGATCTGAGGATTGAAGGCCGCATTATT GGGTTTGATGAGTACATGAATTTGGTTTTGGATGATGCTGAGGAAGTCAATGTAAAGAAGAACAGCAGAAAGCAATTGG GTCGCATTCTTCTAAAAGGGGACAATATCACCCTGATGATGAACAC gGGGAAGTAA
- the LOC116010337 gene encoding D-3-phosphoglycerate dehydrogenase 1, chloroplastic-like: protein MATIPKNPISFRASMPACPRSRNPKISHLSFFHSSPNSIPLRLVSHGSRRSAGSFQVRSVLNTVQPADVSVSGKADLGSELKPRVLVSEKLGDAGLELLRGFGDVDCAYDLSPEELCAKISEFDALIVRSGTKVTRQVFEAAKGRLKVVGRAGVGIDNVDLQAATEFGCLVVNAPTANTIAAAEHGIALLASMARNVAQADASTKSGKWQRNKYVGVSLVGKTLAVMGFGKVGSEVARRAKGLGMHVVAHDPYAPADRARAIGVDLVSFDEAISSAHFISLHMPLTPATKKVFNDETFAKMRKGARLINVARGGVIDEEALVRALDNGTVAQAALDVFTEEPPAKDSKLVLHENVTVTPHLGASTKEAQEGVAVEVAEAVVGALKGELSATAVNAPMVPPEVLSELAPYVVLAEKLGRLAVQLVAGGSGIQSIKIVYKTARSPDSLDTRLLRAMVTKGIIEPISDTYINLVNADFTAKQKGLRISEERVYVNSSPEYPVETIQVQISNVKSKFASALMENGNICAEGRVKDSSIPHLTCVGPFSVDVSLDGNLIMCRQVDQPGMIGQVGNILAESNVNVSFMSVGRTGRRTKAIMAIGVDEEPTKDTLKKIGEVAAIEEFVFLKL from the exons ATGGCGACCATTCCCAAGAATCCTATCAGTTTCCGTGCCTCAATGCCCGCTTGTCCCCGTTCCCGGAACCCCAAAATATCCCATCTTTCATTCTTTCATTCCTCGCCCAATTCTATCCCTCTCAGACTTGTCTCCCATGGATCCCGGAGGTCCGCGGGCTCATTTCAAGTCCGGAGCGTGCTCAACACGGTCCAGCCGGCCGACGTGTCGGTTTCCGGGAAGGCGGATCTCGGGTCGGAGCTGAAGCCGCGGGTGTTAGTATCCGAGAAGTTAGGAGACGCGGGGCTGGAGTTGTTGCGTGGGTTTGGCGACGTGGATTGCGCCTACGACCTCTCGCCGGAGGAGCTCTGCGCGAAGATCTCGGAGTTTGACGCGCTGATCGTTAGGAGCGGGACGAAGGTCACGCGCCAGGTGTTTGAGGCGGCCAAGGGCCGCCTCAAGGTGGTCGGAAGGGCCGGCGTCGGGATTGACAATGTGGATCTGCAGGCCGCCACTGAGTTCGGGTGTCTCGTGGTGAACGCTCCCACCGCCAACACCATCGCCGCCGCCGAGCATGGCATCGCTTTGCTCGCCTCCATGGCTCGCAACGTCGCCCAAGCTGATGCTTCCACTAAATCAg GCAAATGGCAGAGGAACAAGTATGTTGGTGTCTCTCTGGTTGGGAAGACATTAGCGGTTATGGGATTTGGAAAGGTTGGTTCAGAGGTTGCGAGGCGTGCAAAGGGCCTTGGTATGCATGTCGTTGCACACGATCCTTATGCCCCAGCAGACAGGGCTCGCGCCATTGGAGTTGATTTGGTCTCATTTGATGAGGCCATTTCTTCTGCTCACTTCATTTCACTTCATATGCCTCTTACTCCTGCTACAAAAAAGGTATTCAACGATGAAACGTTTGCAAAGATGAGGAAAGGAGCGCGCCTCATAAATGTTGCTCGAGGTGGTGTTATTGATGAAGAGGCGCTAGTAAGAGCCCTTGACAATGGAACTGTTGCACAG GCAGCCCTGGATGTTTTCACCGAGGAGCCGCCAGCTAAAGATAGCAAGTTAGTGCTTCACGAGAATGTTACTGTTACGCCTCATCTTGGAGCTAGCACGAAGGAAGCACAG GAAGGCGTTGCAGTTGAAGTAGCGGAAGCTGTGGTTGGTGCTTTGAAAGGGGAGCTCTCTGCAACCGCTGTTAATGCTCCAATGGTCCCTCCCGAG GTTCTGTCAGAGTTAGCTCCTTATGTTGTGCTAGCCGAGAAACTGGGTAGGTTGGCTGTGCAGTTAGTTGCTGGGGGGAGTGGAATTCAGTCCATTAAGATAGTGTATAAAACAGCTAGGAGCCCCGACAGCTTGGACACCAGACTTCTCCGAGCCATGGTAACTAAAGGGATTATCGAGCCTATATCAGACACCTATATCAACCTTGTGAATGCAGATTTCACAGCCAAGCAGAAGGGTCTTCGAATCAGCGAAGAGCGAGTATATGTCAACTCGTCTCCAGAGTACCCTGTCGAGACAATCCAGGTGCAAATAAGCAATGTTAAGTCCAAGTTCGCGAGTGCTTTGATGGAGAATGGGAATATCTGTGCCGAGGGGAGAGTGAAGGACAGCAGTATTCCTCATCTCACCTGTGTGGGACCATTCAGCGTTGATGTGAGCTTGGATGGAAACCTAATAATGTGTCGCCAAGTTGATCAACCCGGAATGATTGGGCAGGTTGGTAACATTCTTGCAGAGAGCAATGTGAATGTGAGCTTCATGAGTGTGGGAAGGACTGGTAGGAGGACAAAGGCCATCATGGCAATTGGAGttgatgaagagcctaccaaggACACCCTCAAGAAGATTGGGGAAGTGGCTGCAATTGAAGAGTTCGTTTTCCTCAAACTTTAG
- the LOC116011297 gene encoding (R)-mandelonitrile lyase-like: MAKLITLPLLQLLLFLIVAVLISVPKCFSQQSPSYLGFVVNATQLPPEEFYDYIVVGGGTAGCPLAATLSERFKVLVLERGGVPYGNPNLMTQEGYLTALTNIDAYDSPVQAFTSQEGVPNARGRVLGGSSTINAGFYSRADREFYRRSGIGWDLRMVNQSYEWVERLIVFRPELKNWQVAVRDGLLEAGIDPYNGFSLDHVLGTKIGGSTFDSSGRRHISADLLIYANPSNIRVAVHASVERILLNSGSGSGFPAKHSATGVVFRDQTGGFHHAMVRGKGEVLLSAGALGSPQLLLLSGIGPRHYLSSLGIPVSLHSPYVGEFLFDNPRNGISIVPPLPLEHSLVQVVGITSSGAYLEAVSNVIPLAAANPALPFFVRTPSPPVFHTVATILEKVVGPSSAGSLRLASTDVRVNPVVRFNYFSDIGDLQRCVNGTRKIGDVLRTSSMEGFKFSQWFGGRDFIYVGSALPADLSNDVLMEEFCRQTVTTIWHYHGGCVVGKVVDTKLRVMGVKALRVVDGSIFTVSPGTNPQATLLMMGRYIGLQMLRERFD, from the exons ATGGCGAAATTGATCACTCTTCCCTTACTCCAACTCCTTCTTTTCTTGATCGTCGCCGTCCTCATTTCCGTTCCCAAATGTTTCTCTCAACAGA GTCCTAGCTATCTGGGTTTTGTGGTGAATGCGACGCAGTTGCCGCCGGAGGAGTTCTATGATTACATCGTCGTCGGAGGCGGCACGGCGGGGTGTCCATTGGCGGCGACATTGTCGGAGAGGTTTAAGGTTCTGGTTCTTGAGAGAGGGGGTGTTCCGTATGGGAATCCCAATTTGATGACCCAAGAAGGGTATCTCACGGCGCTAACGAACATCGACGCCTATGATTCCCCTGTCCAAGCTTTCACGTCGCAAGAAGGGGTTCCGAACGCCCGCGGCCGCGTTCTTGGCGGCAGTAGCACCATAAACGCCGGTTTCTATAGCCGGGCGGATAGGGAGTTTTACCGGCGGTCTGGGATTGGGTGGGATTTGAGGATGGTGAACCAGTCGTATGAGTGGGTAGAGAGGCTTATTGTGTTCCGGCCGGAGCTCAAGAACTGGCAGGTGGCGGTTAGGGATGGGTTGTTAGAAGCTGGGATTGATCCCTATAATGGGTTCAGCTTAGATCATGTTCTTGGTACCAAGATCGGAGGATCCACCTTTGATAGCTCCGGCCGCCGCCATATTTCAGCGGATCTTCTTATCTATGCAAACCCTTCAAACATCCGTGTGGCGGTGCATGCTAGTGTGGAGAGGATTCTGTTGAATTCCGGGTCCGGGTCGGGTTTTCCGGCGAAACATTCGGCTACTGGGGTGGTTTTCCGGGACCAGACCGGCGGGTTTCACCATGCTATGGTGAGGGGGAAAGGTGAAGTCTTGCTATCTGCTGGAGCTCTGGGTAGCCCTCAGCTGCTTCTTCTGAGTGGGATTGGGCCAAGACACTATCTTTCTTCTCTGGGTATTCCTGTATCCCTTCACTCACCTTATGTAGGGGAGTTCTTGTTTGATAATCCAAGAAATGGGATCTCCATTGTCCCTCCATTGCCACTGGAGCATTCTCTGGTTCAAGTTGTGGGGATTACAAGCTCTGGGGCATACCTAGAAGCAGTCTCAAATGTGATCCCTCTTGCTGCTGCTAACCCAGCCCTTCCATTCTTTGTCAGAACCCCATCCCCCCCAGTGTTCCACACAGTGGCCACAATCTTGGAGAAAGTTGTGGGGCCCTCTTCTGCAGGCTCACTCAGGCTGGCATCAACTGATGTTAGGGTTAACCCTGTGGTCAGGTTCAATTACTTCAGTGACATTGGGGATCTCCAGAGGTGTGTGAATGGCACCAGGAAGATTGGGGATGTTCTCAGAACTAGTTCCATGGAAGGGTTCAAATTCTCTCAGTGGTTTGGTGGCAGGGATTTCATCTATGTGGGCTCTGCTTTGCCTGCTGATCTTTCAAACGACGTGCTTATGGAGGAGTTCTGCCGCCAAACCGTGACCACCATTTGGCATTACCATGGTGGGTGTGTTGTGGGGAAGGTGGTTGATACAAAGTTGAGAGTTATGGGAGTCAAAGCCCTCAGAGTTGTGGATGGCTCCATTTTCACTGTCTCTCCAGGGACTAATCCCCAAGCCACTCTTCTTATGATGGGGAG GTACATTGGTCTGCAGATGCTGAGGGAGAGATTTGATTAG
- the LOC116007540 gene encoding DNA-dependent metalloprotease WSS1-like, with translation MDLNDLNKVWEVKPLKKIREDEAREILEKVAKQVQPIMRKRKWKVKVLSEFCPPNPSLLGLNIGGGAEVKLRLRRPNNELDFFPFNQILHTMLHELCHNEYGPHNTDFYNLLDQIRKECEELMAKGITGTGQGFDLPGRRLGGFSRQPPLPLLRQKALAAAENRSRLGEMLPSGPKRLGGDNSIKAALSPIQAAAMAAERRLLDDVWCGSESPEGKLSSYSETPSGSGIQKDGPQTSVLRPLANQETTDAKPTWQCSACTLLNPALAVTCEACGKREGAEKSTKVWSCKFCTLDNSVKSERCLACGEWRYSYGSPVSSHGSYLGT, from the exons ATGGATCTAAATGATCTTAACAAGGTATGGGAAGTCAAACCTCTCAAGAAGATTCGAGAAGACGAGGCAAGGGAAATCCTTGAAAAAGTCGCAAAGCAAGTCCAGCCAATCATGCGCAAACGGAAGTGGAAAGTGAAGGTCCTTTCTGAATTTTG CCCTCCAAACCCATCCCTTTTAGGGCTCAACATAGGAGGAGGGGCAGAGGTTAAGCTTAGACTGCGCAGACCTAATAATGAGTTGGATTTCTTCCCTTTTAATCAAATTCTTCATACAATGCTTCACGAGCTCTGTCACAACGAATATGGCCCTCATAATACTGATTTCTACAACCTTTTGGATCAAATAAGAAAG GAGTGCGAAGAACTTATGGCTAAAGGAATTACAGGCACAGGGCAAGGGTTTGATCTCCCTGGAAGGCGATTGGGAGGATTTTCTCGTCAACCTCCATTGCCATTACTGAGGCAGAAGGCACTGGCAGCTGCAGAAAACAGATCGCGACTTGGAGAAATGTTGCCATCTGGACCAAAACGTCTTGGGGGTGATAATAGCATCAAGGCTGCTCTGAGCCCTATTCAGGCTGCTGCAATGGCTGCCGAAAGGAGGCTACTTGATGATGTGTGGTGTGGTTCCGAATCTCCGGAGGGTAAACTATCCTCCTATTCTGAAACTCCTTCGGGTTCTGGAATACAGAAAGACGGCCCCCAAACTTCAGTTCTTAGACCCTTAGCCAACCAAGAGACAACAGATGCCAAACCAACATGGCAATGTAGCGCCTGTACTTTATTAAATCCC GCTTTAGCGGTTACATGTGAAGCTTGTGGAAAGCGAGAAGGAGCAGAGAAATCAACAAAGGTCTGGTCTTGCAAGTTTTGTACTTTGGACAACAGTGTCAAGTCTGAAAGATGCTTGGCCTGTGGGGAATGGAGATACTCTTATGGTTCCCCTGTCTCATCCCATGGATCTTATCTTGGAACCTGA
- the LOC116009812 gene encoding mitogen-activated protein kinase kinase 5-like, translating to MRPAQPQAQAAERSRQRRRPDLTLPLPQRDPKLAVPLPLPPSSAPSSTSSATAAAASFACPPPPLKFSELERINRIGSGSGGTVYKVLHRPSRRLYALKVIHGHHEDSVRLQMCREIEILRDVSNPNIVKCHDMSDHNGEIQVLLEFMDKGSLEGTHIAHEPSLADLTRQILAGLYYLHRRKIVHRDIKPSNLLINSQRMVKIADFGVSRILAATMDCNSSVGTIAYMSPERINSDLNHGQYNGYAGDIWSLGVSILEFYLGRFPFNGGRQGDWATLMCAICMSDPPEAPPTASRDFRNFIACCLQRDPARRWTAAQLLRHPFILQHSPGAGGNNLAIPTQVPQPSYQLLPPPRPHFSS from the coding sequence ATGAGGCCGGCTCAACCGCAAGCGCAGGCGGCGGAGCGCAGCCGTCAGCGGCGGAGACCCGACTTGACGCTGCCGCTCCCTCAGAGGGACCCGAAATTAGCCGTTCCGCTCCCGCTGCCGCCGAGCTCGGCGCCGTCGTCGACGTCGTcggcgacggcggcggcggcgagtTTCGCCtgtccgccgccgccgctgaaGTTCTCGGAGCTGGAGCGCATCAACCGCATCGGGAGCGGGAGCGGCGGCACGGTGTACAAGGTGCTCCACCGCCCCAGCAGGCGGTTATACGCCCTGAAAGTGATCCACGGCCACCACGAGGACTCCGTGCGCCTCCAGATGTGCCGGGAGATCGAGATCCTCCGTGACGTCAGCAACCCGAACATCGTGAAATGCCACGACATGTCGGATCACAACGGCGAAATCCAGGTTCTGTTGGAGTTTATGGACAAGGGCTCTTTAGAAGGGACCCACATCGCCCACGAGCCTTCCTTGGCGGATCTCACGCGCCAGATTCTCGCCGGGCTTTATTATCTCCACCGCCGCAAGATTGTTCACCGGGACATCAAACCCTCGAATCTCCTAATCAATTCTCAGCGTATGGTGAAAATTGCTGATTTCGGAGTTTCTAGAATCCTCGCCGCCACTATGGATTGCAATTCCTCGGTGGGGACGATTGCCTATATGAGCCCCGAGAGGATCAACTCCGATCTGAATCACGGCCAGTACAATGGCTACGCCGGCGATATATGGAGCCTCGGGGTAAGCATCTTGGAATTTTACCTCGGGAGATTTCCGTTCAACGGCGGCCGGCAAGGCGATTGGGCTACCCTTATGTGCGCCATTTGTATGTCCGACCCGCCGGAGGCGCCGCCCACGGCGTCTAGGGATTTCAGGAACTTTATTGCCTGCTGTTTGCAGAGGGATCCGGCGCGGCGGTGGACGGCGGCGCAACTTCTCCGCCACCCTTTCATCCTGCAGCACAGCCCCGGCGCCGGCGGCAATAATCTGGCCATCCCAACACAGGTTCCTCAGCCATCATACCAATTGCTTCCTCCTCCACGCCCGCATTTTTCTTCTTGA